In Bacillota bacterium, the sequence AGGTCAAATCCTAATCGCTCGAGGCTTTTTAGATAGATATCCTGCACATCATCCGGCGATGGCTTAAGGATGACCTGGTACTGGTAATAGTGCTGAAGCCTGTTTGGATTCTCGCCATACCTGCCATCAGTCGGCCTCCTGGATGGCTGCACATAGGCAACATTCCACGGTTCTGGGCCAAGAGAGCGCAGAAAAGTAGCCGGGTGGAATGTTCCGGCTCCAACCTCAGTATCATACGGCTGCACGATAATGCAGCCGTATTCTGCCCAATATGACTGAAGGGTCAGGATTAGTTGCTGAAAATTCACTAAACTAACCTCTCTCCTTGAACACTAAATTTTTATTGGTTATCTGAAGACTATGGATGCGATTTCTACCAATGCGATGAGCACAATTCTATATTTTAACAGATAATAGCTAGCTATCGCTAGAGTACCGTTGCTAGAGTACCGTTCCGGCTAGGTCTGGGTATGCCAAACTCCAAGGCACAAGGGTCTTTTATTTTCCTACTTTGGCGCTTTAGCACTTCAAGACCTAATTATACAAGAGTTGGCTCAGGCATTCTCTGCTTTTTAGTCTAGTCTGGATATAGTATGTAACGTAATCCCTCATAAGAAGGTATAATTCATCCTCTACAAGGGCCATAACATCCATGTCTACAATATCTTTAAGCGGAAGTTTTATCAGCCTGGCAAGAGTCTCAACCGCTGCGGGTGTGACCATAATGCTGTTTTTATCCAGAAAGCCGCATTCCTCGCAAACAAAACCGCCCCACTCCAGGCTGAAACGCTGCTTTGCCCCCGGCTTTTTCCCGCAAACCACGCAGTGCTCAAGCTTCGGCATATACCCCGATATCGCCATGAGCTTAATATCAAAAGCAATAAGCAAAAGCCTGAAATTCTTTTTAGTTTCGGACAGGACGCCGAGGCTTTTCAGCAGGAGATTGTAGAGAGCAGTATCACTCTCTCCCTCAACTGATACCTTGTTTGCCAGATCCAGCATAGCCGAACCATAAGTTATGCGCTCGAAGCTATCCCTAATACCGAAAAATGAGTTTACTATCTCGGCCTGCGTTACTATATCTAAATTTCTTCCCTTGTAAAGAACCAGATCAACATGCGTAAACGGCTCAAGACGGCTGCCAAACTTACTTTTAGTCTTTCTTACACCCTTGGCAACGGCCCTTACTTGACCGTAATAATTTGTAAGAATGGTAACGATACGATCTGACTCTGCAAGCTTATGAGTTCTTAAAACAATACCTCTTGTTTTGTATAAGGACATACAACCACCACTGCTATAATTCCTGCGATAATTATCAAACTTTAAAATTTAGTGAGTAATTATGGCTCCTTCAGGGAAACTCAATTTAAGAACTATTAAAATACTTACAAAAACTAATAGCTACTGTGTATATTCTAACCTATTTATGTCAATAATGTAACTTATTAAAGCATTATCTAAGTAAACGATTGTTTACGGGTCTAGAGCGGTCATATCTGTTCGAATTTATCTCCATGGATTAGCTGGGGGTGGCACATAACCCTCGCCGAATTCCTGTTCAATTATCTGAACACCGGCACTCGTGCCAATGCGGTTGGCCCCCGCGTTAAGCAAAGCTATCGCCTGCTGTGCCGTTCGTATTCCGCCAGAAGCTTTTATCCCCATCTCAAAGGAAAGATTTGCCCTTAATAGCTCAACATCTTCTACGGTTGCCCCGCCACCGGTAAAGCCAGTATTTGTCTTCACAAAATCGGCACCTGCGCGCTCAACTATCTGAGCAGCACGAATTTTTTGTTCGTCGCCTTCTAGAAGGTTTGTCTCAATAATTACTTTGACAATGATATCCCTGCCGTGCTCAACCTCTCCCCTGCGAGCCTGCTCAACAACAGCTCTTATGTCATTGTAGACCTCATCAAAAAGCCCAGACCTGAACGCCCCAACATTCATAACCATATCTATCTCGTCCGCCCCAAGGTCAATTGCCTCACGGGTCTCATGAACCTTAGCACCTGTTGTGATA encodes:
- the deoC gene encoding deoxyribose-phosphate aldolase; the encoded protein is MRREELTKSIDSTNLSPGATVRDIEQLCADAIKYNFASVVVNPFYVNIAYRLLRGSVVKVGTVVGFPIGAITTGAKVHETREAIDLGADEIDMVMNVGAFRSGLFDEVYNDIRAVVEQARRGEVEHGRDIIVKVIIETNLLEGDEQKIRAAQIVERAGADFVKTNTGFTGGGATVEDVELLRANLSFEMGIKASGGIRTAQQAIALLNAGANRIGTSAGVQIIEQEFGEGYVPPPANPWR
- the recO gene encoding DNA repair protein RecO, whose translation is MSLYKTRGIVLRTHKLAESDRIVTILTNYYGQVRAVAKGVRKTKSKFGSRLEPFTHVDLVLYKGRNLDIVTQAEIVNSFFGIRDSFERITYGSAMLDLANKVSVEGESDTALYNLLLKSLGVLSETKKNFRLLLIAFDIKLMAISGYMPKLEHCVVCGKKPGAKQRFSLEWGGFVCEECGFLDKNSIMVTPAAVETLARLIKLPLKDIVDMDVMALVEDELYLLMRDYVTYYIQTRLKSRECLSQLLYN